From the Agromyces laixinhei genome, the window CCGTCGAGTCCGTCGATGAAATTCACCGCGTTCATGACGAGCACGATCACGAACACCGTGATGATCGCGAACATCCACGACGAGCCGACCGTGATGCCGCCGATCGGCAGCGACACGATCGAGACGCCCTGCCACGTGATGAGGCCCGCCGCCAGGAACTGGGCCGCGAGCTTGGTCGTCCAGTCGAGGTCCCAGATGTCATCGGCCACGCCGACGACGACGATGAGGAGCGCCGCACCGAGGATCGCGAGGATCTGGCCCGGGTTCTGGAAGACGATCGCGATGCTCGAGAAGCGCGCCGAACCGAGGTTCGCGATGACGGCGGCCGCGGCGAACGCGATCAGGATGCCGACGAACATCGCGACGCCGCCGAGGCGAGGCGTGGGCCGCGTGTGCACGTCGCGCTCGCGGATCTTCGGGTAGAGCTTGTACTTCAGGCTCAGTTTCCAGACGATGATCGACCCGCCGAAGGTGACGAGCGCCGTCAGCAGGGCGATGGCGAGGAAGAGGGTCATGAGGCGGGGGTGCCCGCTTCGTCGTCGGATGCCGCAGGCTCGCGCTCGGCCGCAGGCTCGACGACCTCGGGCTCCAGCAGTTCCTCCCCCACGACCGCGGCGATGCGCTCGCGCGAGATCACGCCGGCGCGCACGATGCGGAGTCGCCCGCCGTCATGGGCGAGCGCCGTGGCATCGACGATCGTCGACGACGTGTCCCCCTCGCGTTCGCCGACGGCCTCGTACGAACCGCCGGCGGGGCCGCCGTCGAGGTAGACGCGCACCGAGTCGCCGAGCATCCGGGCCGCATCCGCCGCCGTGGTCGCCGAGGGCTCGCCCGAGCGGTTCGCCGACGACACGGCCAGCGGGCCCGTCTCCGCGAGCAGTTCGAGCGCGATCGGGTTCGCCGGCATTCGGAGGGCGACGCTGCCGCCCGTCTCGCCGAGATCCCACTGCAACGAGGGCTGTGCGTGCAGGATCACCGTCAGCCCGCCCGGCCAGAACCGGTCGACGAGCTCGCGCACGGCGGGCGGCACCTCGCTCGCGAGCGCGTCGAGGGTCGGCGTGCCGGGGATGAGCACGGGCGGCGGCGAGGTGCGGTCGCGCCCCTTTGCTTCGAGCAGCCGGGTGACGGCCTTCGCATCGAACGCGTCGGCGGCGACCCCGTAGACCGTATCGGTGGGGATGACGACGAGTTCTCCGCGCCCGATGGCGCCTCGTGCGAGGCGCATGCCGGTGAGGAGCTCAGAGTCGACCGAACAGTCGTAGATGGCAGTCATGACCTGCCCGATTCTAGACCAGCGCCCGGTGACGACCGCGCCGGCGGAACACGGATGCCGCGGCGCTCGCCTGCGCCGCGGCATCCGCTGCCGGTCGACCGACTCAGCGGCGCCCGGACTTGCGGCGGAAGAGCCAGCCGCCCCAGACGACCGAGACGACGATGATGCCGACGCACCAGCCGAGGGCCCACCACGCGGAGTCGTCGATGGGCGTGCCCATGAGGAGCCCGCGGATCGTCTCGATGACGGGGGTGATCGGCTGGTTCTCGGCGATCCACTGCAGCCACTCCGGCATCGTCGCGACCGGCACGAACGCGCTGGAGAGGTAGGGCAGGAAGAGCAGGATGAATCCGTAGCCGCTCGCCGCCTCAGGGCTCGACGCCGCGAGGCCGATCGCCGCGAAGAGGTAGGTGATCGCGAGGATGTAGAGCGCCACGAGCGCGAACACGGCGAGCCACTCGAGCGGGTTCGCGGTCGGCCGGAAGCCGACGAGGAATGCCACCGCGATCACCACGGCCGTCGCCACGAGGTTGCGGGCGAGGCTCGCGACGACGTGCCCGGTGGTCACAGCGCCGCTGCGCAACGGCATGGTGCGGAACCGGTCGATGATGCCCGTCGTCATGTCGCGCGAGACCGAGATGGCCGTCGACGATGCGCCGAATCCCGCGCAGAGCAGGATGATGCCGGGCACCACGTAGTCGACATAGCCGCCCGAGGGGTCGATCGCGTTGCCGAAGATGAAGGTGAACATCAGCATCAGCATCGTCGGCAGCAGCACCGCCATGAGCATCGCGTCGATGTCGCGCACCGAGTGGCGGAAGCTGCGGACGATGAAGGTGGACTCGGCCGTGAACGGGCCGAGTTTCGCTCGGGCGGGCGCCGGCGCGGCGCCGCCAGAGGTCGTCGTGGTCGGGCCGGCGGTCGTCAGGGTCGTCATGGTGGTCACTTCGATTCGATGAGTTCGGGGGCGGATGCCGCAGAGCCGGCGGTGATCGCGAGGAACACGTCGTCGAGGCTCGGGCGTCGGATGGAGACCTGCGCACCCTCGGCCGCAGAGGCCGGCGAGTGGTCGATCAGGTCGATGGCCGCGCGCAGCCCGTGCACGCTGCCGTCGGTCGGCAGTTCGAGCAGCAGTTCGCCGTCGGCGCCGCGGAGTTCGACGACGTCACCGCCGATGCGCGCCTTCAGCTCGTCGGCGGTGCCCTCCGCGGCGATGCGCCCTCGGTCGAGCACGGCGATGCGGTCGGCCAGCCGGTCGGCCTCCTCGAGGTACTGCGTCGTGAGGAAGACCGTGGTGCCGGCCTCGGTGAGCGATCGGATGACGTTCCAGAGCTCTTGGCGGCTGCGCGCGTCGAGCCCCGTGGTCGGCTCATCGAGGAACAGGATCGGCACGTCCACGACGAGGCTGAGCGCGAGGTCGAGGCGTCGGCGCATGCCTCCGGAATAGGTGCCGAGACGCCGGCGCGCGGCATCCGTCAGCTCGAACCGCTCGAGCAGCTCGGCGGCGCGGCGCCGTGCCTGCTGTCGGCCGAGCCCGGAGAGCCGGCCCATCATGACGAGGTTCTCGGTGCCGGTGAGTACCTCATCGACCGCTGCGGACTGGCCCGTGAGCGCGATGCGCTGCTTCACCTGCTGGGGTGCGGCGGCGACATCGAAGCCGGCGACCCTGGCGTTGCCCGCGTCGGGCTTCACGAGCGTCGTCAGGATGTTGATGGCGGTCGTCTTGCCTGCGCCGTTCGGGCCGAGCAGCGCGAACACCGACCCTTCGGGCACACTGACGTCGAGGCCCGCAAGCACTTCGGTCGACCCGAATCGCTTGCGGAGCCCGCGCGTCTCGATCGCGACTGACATGGAGTTCTCCTGTTCTCTCGTCTGCACCCCCACCGATTGAGTATGGCGCAAACTGTTTATGTGATGCACTGTTGTTTAAGTAATACACAGTTCTAGACTGTCGTCAACACCAATCGAGAACGGACCCCAAGTGAGCCCTGAGCGTGTGAACCCCGAACGAGGCGACCCAGAACTCCCGCGCGGCGTCGCACTCGCCTGGGGCGTCGCGGCGAACCCGCAACGCGGGCCCAAACGCGAACTCTCCATCGAACGCATCGTCGACGCGGCCGTGGAGATCGCCGACGCCGAGGGGCTCGCGGCCGTCTCGATGAGCCGCGTCGCCGCGGCGCTCGGCTTCACGACGATGTCGCTCTACCGCTACGTCACGAGCAAAGACGACCTGATCCTGCTCATGCAGGAGGGCGCGATGGTGCCGCCGGTGCCCGACGAGACGATCGAACGCGGCTGGCGCGACGGCGTCAGGGCGTGGGTGCTCGCGATTCGCGGCGCCTATCTGGCGCACCCGTGGCTCGTCGACATCCCCATCTCGGGCGCCCCGATCACGCCCAACAGCCTGCTGCTGGTCGATTGGTTCCTTCGCGAGGTGCGTGACCTGCCGCTCAGTGACGGCGAGAAGATGTCGACGCTGCTCCTCCTCACGAGTTATGCACGCGCCACCGGAGCGCAGGAGCGCGACCTCGGCGTCGCCGCGGCGACCGCCGACCCGGCCGATGTGACGGGCGCGAACTTCTTCGAGGCGCTCGCCGAACTCGTCACCCCCGAGCGGTTCCCCTACCTCAGCCCGCTGCTCGCCGGCGGCGGCTACGTCGCCGTGCCCGGCGAGGCGCCTGACGAGACCGACGACGACTTCGACTTCGGCCTGGCGCGCATCCTCGACGGCATCGAGCACCACGTCGGGCGTGTCGAGTCCGGCGATGCCGTCGTGACCGACGCGCCCCTCCCGCCGCTGCTCGACCTGCCTCGCGACCGAAAGGTCCGCGATGCGGCGAAGTCCAGGCGCGAGGCCGAGAAGGCGCTCCGCGAGGCGCAGAAGCGCGAGCGAGAGGCGATCAAGCACGCCCTCGAACGCGAGAAGCACGCTCGGGAGAAGGCGGAGCGGGCCAAGAAGGAGTAGCGCTCAGCGCACGGCCGTGGTCGCACGGTCGCGCGTCGTGAGATCGCGGTGATGGGCGATCGCCCGCCAGCCGTCGGCCGCGAGGATCTCGGCGATCGGCGCCGACTGCTCCTCGCCGTGCTCGATCACGAGCACGCCGCCCGGCCGCAGCAGCGCGAACGCCCGCCGCGAGAGCACCCGCACGACGTCGAGCCCGTCGGCACCGCCGTAGAGCGCCGTCTCGGGGTCGTGACGTCGCACCTCGGGGTCGCGCGGCAGTTGCCGAAGCGGCACATATGGCGGGTTCGAGACCACGACCGCGACCCGTCCGTCGAGTTCGGGCAGGGCATCGGCGAGGTCGCCGAAGACGAGTTCGAGATTCGGCGCACCGACTTCGGCGACGTTCCGTCTCGTCCACACGAACGCCTCTGCCGACTTCTCGACCGCCCACACCCTCGCGTGCGGCACCTCCGTCGCGAGCGCGAGCGCGATCGCGCCGGTGCCCGTTCCGAGGTCGACACCGATCGGCGCCGACTCGGCGGCGGCCCCGAGCGCGTCGATCGCGAGCTGGGCGACCTGCTCGGTCTCGGGCCGCGGCACGAAGACCCCTGGCCCGACCTGCAGCTCGAGGCTCCGGAACGGCGCCCGACCCGTGATGTGCTGCAGCGGCTCACGGCCGGCTCGCCGCGCGACGAGCCCTGCGAGGGCCGCGGCATCCGCTTCGCCCGCCTCACCGCCGACGACCATGCGTGCATGCAATGCACCGCGCGAGAGGCCGAGCACGTGCCCGATCAGGAGCTCTGCATCGACCTCGGGATCAGGGACCCCGGCCGCGGCAAGAGTCGACACCGACTCGTCTCGGAGCGCGCGCAGGGGCCGGGCTCGGTCGTCGGGGGGTGTCGTATCCACGCAATGGAATGTAACGCACTCGCCTCGGTGCGAGCCGAACCCTAGGCTGAGGCCGTCGTGCACCACCGAACCCGAGAGGCAAGCCAATGGCGCAGATCTACGAGAACATCACCGAGGTCGTCGGCCGCACACCGCTCGTGCGCCTGAACCGGCTCACCGAGGGCGCGGGCGCCACGGTGCTCGCCAAGCTCGAGTTCTACAACCCCGCCGCCAGCGTGAAAGACCGCATCGGCGTCGCGATCATCGACGCGGCCGAGAAGTCGGGCGAACTGCAGCCCGGGGGCACCATCGTCGAGGGCACGAGCGGCAACACCGGCATCGCCCTCGCGCTCGTGGGCGCCGCCCGCGGCTACAAGGTCGTGCTGACCATGCCCGAGACCGCGAGCGTCGAGCGTCGCGTCGTGCTGCGTGCCTTCGGCGCCGAGGTCGTGCTCACTCCCGGTGCCGAGGGCATGAAGGGTGCCGTCGCGCGCGCCGGCGAGATCGTCGCGAACACGCCGGGGGCGATCCTCGCCCGTCAGTTCGAGAACGAGGCGAACCCGGCGATCCACCGTTCGACCACGGGTCCCGAGATCTGGGCCGACACCGACGGCGAGGTCGACATCCTCGTCTCGGGCATCGGCACGGGCGGCACCATCACCGGCGCCGGCGGGTTCCTCAAGGAGCAGAAGCCCGAGCTGCAGGTCGTCGCCGTCGAGCCCGCCGACTCCCCCATCCTCACCGGGGGCGCCCCCGGCCCGCACAAGATCCAGGGCCTCGGGTGCGAATTTCGTTCCCGACGTACTCGACCGTGAGGTGTACGACGAGGTCATCGACGTCGCCGCGGGCGACGCCATCGCGACCGCCCGCACGCTCGGATCCGAAGAGGGAATCCTCGGCGGCATCTCGTCGGGCGCCGCGGTCTGGGCGGCACTCGAGGTCGCCAAGCGACCCGAGAACGACGGCAAGACGATCGTCGTCGTCGTACCCGACTTCGGTGAGCGTTACCTCTCGACCGTGCTCTACGAAGACCTGCGCGACTGAGGCAGGCGAGCGACATCGGGGCCGCACCTGATTGACTTGAATCCGTGACCTTCATTCGGGCTCTCCGCGAGGACATCGCCACCGCGCGATCGCACGACCCCGCCTCGCGCAGCGGATTCGAGGTGTTCTTCACGTACTCCGGCATGCACGCCATCTGGGGCCACCGGCTCGCCCACATCGTCTGGGCGGCCGGGCTCCGGCTCCCCGCTCGCGTGATCTCGCAATTCGTGCGGTTCCTGACCGGGGTCGAGATCCATCCCGGCGCCACCATCGGCCGGCGCTTCTTCATCGACCACGGCATGGGTGTCGTCATCGGCGAGACCGCCGTGCTCGGCGACGACGTGATGCTGTATCACGGGGTCACACTGGGCGGAAAGGCGGCTCGGGGCATCGGGCGCGGGGCGAAGCGGCATCCGACCCTCGAAGACGGCGTGACCGTGGGCGCGGGCGCGAAGGTGCTCGGCAACGTCACGATCGGCGCATGGAGTGCGGTCGGCGCGAACGCCGTCGTGACGAGGGACGCCCCGCCCCACTCGCTCGTCGTCGGCATCCCCGCAACCGTCAAGCCGCTCTCGCACGCGACGGCCGACGCGGCGCGCGGCATCCACGACTGGCATATCTGAACCCACAGCGCGCTCGAGGCGACGAGGGCGGCTACTGCTGGTCGCCGAGGTGGGCCAGTCGCGCCTCTTCGTCGGCCTGGACGGCCGACTCGATGATCGGATCGAGCGCGCCGTTCATGACGTGGTCGAGGTTGTACGCCTTGTACCCGGTGCGGTGGTCGGCGATGCGATTCTCGGGGAAGTTGTACGTGCGGATACGCTCCGAACGATCCATCGAGCGGATCTGCGACTTGCGGGCGTCGGACGCCGCAGCAGCGATCTCCTCCTGCTGACGAGCGAGGATGCGGGCTCGAAGCACGCGCATCGCGGCCTCGCGATTCTGCAGCTGCGACTTCTCGTTCTGCATCGACACGACGATGCCGGTCGGCAGGTGGGTGATGCGCACTGCGGAGTCGGTCGTGTTGACCGACTGCCCGCCGGGACCCGAGGAACGATAGACGTCGATCTTCAGGTCGTTCTGGCTGATGTCGACCTCTTCGGGCTCGTCGACCTCGGGGAAGACGAGCACACCCGTCGTCGAGGTGTGGATGCGCCCCTGCGTCTCGGTGACCGGCACGCGCTGCACGCGGTGCACGCCGCCCTCGTACTTCAGGTGCGCCCAGACCCCCTGCGACGGGTCGGTGGCGTTCGACTTGATCGCCACCTGCACGTCTTTGTAGCCGCCGAGGTCGGACTCGTTCTGGTCGAGCAGCTCGACCTTCCACCCTTTGGACTGCGCGTACTGGATGTACATGCGCAGCAGATCAGCGGCGAAGAGAGCGCTCTCGGCTCCGCCTTCGCCGCCCTTGATCTCCATGATCACGTCGCGGCCGTCGTCGGGGTCGCGCGGGATCAGGAGGCGCCGAAGTCGCTCCTGTGCCGCTGCGAGCCCCTCTTCGAGCGCGGGCACCTCTTCGGCGAACGCCTCGTCCTCCTTCGCGAGCTCGCGAGCGGCAGCGAGGTCGTCCTCCGCCCCGAGCCACGCCGAATGCGCGGCGACGATGCGGCTCAGCTCGGCGTAACGCCGGTTGACCTTCTTCGCCCGGGCGGCGTCGGCGTGGAGCGCCGGGTCGGCGAGCTCCTCCTGCAACTGCGCGTGCTCGGCGGCGAGGCTCTGGACGGACTCGAACACGAGAGCCTCAGCGGTGATCGGTCTCGTGCCCGTGCGAGTTGCCGTGGCCGGCGACCGGCATCGACTTCTGCATGAGCATGAGGAACTCGACGTTCGACTGCGACTCCTTCAGGCGACCCAGCACTGCTTCGAGCGCCTGCTGCTGCTCGAGACCCGCGAGGGCGCGGCGCAGCTTCCAGGTGATCTTCACCTCGTCGGGCGAGAGGAGCATCTCTTCGCGGCGCGTGGACGACGCGTTGACGTCGACCGCGGGGAAGATGCGCTTGTCTGCGAGCTGGCGCGAGAGACGGAGCTCGGAGTTGCCGGTGCCCTTGAACTCCTCGAAGATCACCTCGTCCATCTTGGATCCGGTCTCGACGAGGGCCGTGGCGAGGATCGTCAGCGAACCGCCGTTCTCGATGTTGCGCGCAGCGCCGAAGAAGCGCTTCGGCGGGTACAGCGCCGACGCGTCGACGCCGCCCGAGAGAATGCGACCGGATGCCGGTGCGGCGAGGTTGTACGCCCGGCCGAGACGCGTGATCGAGTCGAGCAGCACGACGACGTCGTGTCCGAGCTCGACGAGTCGCTTGGCGCGCTCGATGGCGAGCTCGGCGACCGTCGTGTGGTCTTCGGCCGGACGGTCGAAGGTCGATGCGATGACCTCGCCCTTCACCGTGCGCTGCATGTCGGTGACCTCTTCGGGTCGCTCGTCGACGAGCACGACCATGAGGTGGACCTCGGGGTTGTTGATCGAGATCGCGTTCGCGATCTGCTGCAGCACGATCGTCTTGCCGGCCTTCGGCGGCGCCACGATCAGGCCTCGCTGGCCCTTGCCGATGGGTGCCACGAGGTCGATGATGCGCTGCGTGAGCTTGGTGGGCTCCGTCTCGAGGCGCAGACGCTCCTGCGGGTAGAGCGGCGTGAGGCTCTGGAAGTCGACGCGACCCGCCGCCTCGTCGGTCGTCTGGCCGTTGATCGAGTCGACCTTCACGAGCGCGTTGTACTTCTGACGGCTGTTCGACTCGTTGTCGCGCGGCTGCTTGATCGCGCCGACGACCGCGTCGCCCTTGCGCAGGTTGTACTTCTTCACCTGACCGAGCGAGACGTAGACGTCGCTCGGGCCGGGCAGGTACCCGGTCGTGCGCACGAAGGCGTAGTTGTCGAGCACGTCGAGGATGCCCGCGATGGGGATCAGCACGTCGTCGTCGAGGATCTCGGGCTCGACCTCGTCGCCCATGCCCTGACCGCGGCGCTTGCGGTCGCGGTAACGGTTGCGACGGCCGCCTTCGCCGTCTGGCTGGGCCTGGGGGTCGCGCGACTGGCCGTCGCGGCCCTGGCCGTCGCGGCCCTCGTTGTCGCGACCCTGGTTGTCGCGTGCCTGCTTGTCGCGGCCGCGGCCGCCCTCGCCCTGCTGCTTGCCCTTGTCGGCGTCGCCGCCCTGCCGCTTCTCGCCGGACTTGCCGCCCTGCTCGTCGCCCTTGCGGCCCTGGTCGTCGTTCTGGCGGTCGTTCTGACGACCCGACTTGCGCTCGCCCTGCTTCTGCTCGGGCTGCGCACCGTCGTCACCGCGCTCGGCCCGGTCGCCACGCTCGCCGCCGCGACGACCGCGGTTGCGGCTGCGGCCCTGGCGGGGCTCTTCGGCGGGAGCGGCTTCGCCGTCTGCACCGGTCGACTTCGCGCCTCGTGCGCCTTCACCGGTCGCTGCAGCGAGT encodes:
- a CDS encoding L-threonylcarbamoyladenylate synthase, encoding MTAIYDCSVDSELLTGMRLARGAIGRGELVVIPTDTVYGVAADAFDAKAVTRLLEAKGRDRTSPPPVLIPGTPTLDALASEVPPAVRELVDRFWPGGLTVILHAQPSLQWDLGETGGSVALRMPANPIALELLAETGPLAVSSANRSGEPSATTAADAARMLGDSVRVYLDGGPAGGSYEAVGEREGDTSSTIVDATALAHDGGRLRIVRAGVISRERIAAVVGEELLEPEVVEPAAEREPAASDDEAGTPAS
- a CDS encoding ABC transporter permease encodes the protein MTTLTTAGPTTTTSGGAAPAPARAKLGPFTAESTFIVRSFRHSVRDIDAMLMAVLLPTMLMLMFTFIFGNAIDPSGGYVDYVVPGIILLCAGFGASSTAISVSRDMTTGIIDRFRTMPLRSGAVTTGHVVASLARNLVATAVVIAVAFLVGFRPTANPLEWLAVFALVALYILAITYLFAAIGLAASSPEAASGYGFILLFLPYLSSAFVPVATMPEWLQWIAENQPITPVIETIRGLLMGTPIDDSAWWALGWCVGIIVVSVVWGGWLFRRKSGRR
- a CDS encoding ATP-binding cassette domain-containing protein codes for the protein MSVAIETRGLRKRFGSTEVLAGLDVSVPEGSVFALLGPNGAGKTTAINILTTLVKPDAGNARVAGFDVAAAPQQVKQRIALTGQSAAVDEVLTGTENLVMMGRLSGLGRQQARRRAAELLERFELTDAARRRLGTYSGGMRRRLDLALSLVVDVPILFLDEPTTGLDARSRQELWNVIRSLTEAGTTVFLTTQYLEEADRLADRIAVLDRGRIAAEGTADELKARIGGDVVELRGADGELLLELPTDGSVHGLRAAIDLIDHSPASAAEGAQVSIRRPSLDDVFLAITAGSAASAPELIESK
- a CDS encoding TetR/AcrR family transcriptional regulator; translation: MSPERVNPERGDPELPRGVALAWGVAANPQRGPKRELSIERIVDAAVEIADAEGLAAVSMSRVAAALGFTTMSLYRYVTSKDDLILLMQEGAMVPPVPDETIERGWRDGVRAWVLAIRGAYLAHPWLVDIPISGAPITPNSLLLVDWFLREVRDLPLSDGEKMSTLLLLTSYARATGAQERDLGVAAATADPADVTGANFFEALAELVTPERFPYLSPLLAGGGYVAVPGEAPDETDDDFDFGLARILDGIEHHVGRVESGDAVVTDAPLPPLLDLPRDRKVRDAAKSRREAEKALREAQKREREAIKHALEREKHAREKAERAKKE
- the prmC gene encoding peptide chain release factor N(5)-glutamine methyltransferase; its protein translation is MDTTPPDDRARPLRALRDESVSTLAAAGVPDPEVDAELLIGHVLGLSRGALHARMVVGGEAGEADAAALAGLVARRAGREPLQHITGRAPFRSLELQVGPGVFVPRPETEQVAQLAIDALGAAAESAPIGVDLGTGTGAIALALATEVPHARVWAVEKSAEAFVWTRRNVAEVGAPNLELVFGDLADALPELDGRVAVVVSNPPYVPLRQLPRDPEVRRHDPETALYGGADGLDVVRVLSRRAFALLRPGGVLVIEHGEEQSAPIAEILAADGWRAIAHHRDLTTRDRATTAVR
- the epsC gene encoding serine O-acetyltransferase EpsC, whose protein sequence is MTFIRALREDIATARSHDPASRSGFEVFFTYSGMHAIWGHRLAHIVWAAGLRLPARVISQFVRFLTGVEIHPGATIGRRFFIDHGMGVVIGETAVLGDDVMLYHGVTLGGKAARGIGRGAKRHPTLEDGVTVGAGAKVLGNVTIGAWSAVGANAVVTRDAPPHSLVVGIPATVKPLSHATADAARGIHDWHI
- the prfA gene encoding peptide chain release factor 1, whose product is MFESVQSLAAEHAQLQEELADPALHADAARAKKVNRRYAELSRIVAAHSAWLGAEDDLAAARELAKEDEAFAEEVPALEEGLAAAQERLRRLLIPRDPDDGRDVIMEIKGGEGGAESALFAADLLRMYIQYAQSKGWKVELLDQNESDLGGYKDVQVAIKSNATDPSQGVWAHLKYEGGVHRVQRVPVTETQGRIHTSTTGVLVFPEVDEPEEVDISQNDLKIDVYRSSGPGGQSVNTTDSAVRITHLPTGIVVSMQNEKSQLQNREAAMRVLRARILARQQEEIAAAASDARKSQIRSMDRSERIRTYNFPENRIADHRTGYKAYNLDHVMNGALDPIIESAVQADEEARLAHLGDQQ
- the rho gene encoding transcription termination factor Rho, producing the protein MTNGTDHADRVANTARLSAMKVAELQELAASLGLAGGSKRRKGDLVELIAAHQESAAGSDAAASVETAEASTTERAAPVELDVDTPADAPAEAPAAPSAAVTDVAADETAAAAPTRQRRQPRRATSATTTAVQHVNGGAAGVDLAGAPAPAPAPETDEAREAARAAVREELAAATGEGARGAKSTGADGEAAPAEEPRQGRSRNRGRRGGERGDRAERGDDGAQPEQKQGERKSGRQNDRQNDDQGRKGDEQGGKSGEKRQGGDADKGKQQGEGGRGRDKQARDNQGRDNEGRDGQGRDGQSRDPQAQPDGEGGRRNRYRDRKRRGQGMGDEVEPEILDDDVLIPIAGILDVLDNYAFVRTTGYLPGPSDVYVSLGQVKKYNLRKGDAVVGAIKQPRDNESNSRQKYNALVKVDSINGQTTDEAAGRVDFQSLTPLYPQERLRLETEPTKLTQRIIDLVAPIGKGQRGLIVAPPKAGKTIVLQQIANAISINNPEVHLMVVLVDERPEEVTDMQRTVKGEVIASTFDRPAEDHTTVAELAIERAKRLVELGHDVVVLLDSITRLGRAYNLAAPASGRILSGGVDASALYPPKRFFGAARNIENGGSLTILATALVETGSKMDEVIFEEFKGTGNSELRLSRQLADKRIFPAVDVNASSTRREEMLLSPDEVKITWKLRRALAGLEQQQALEAVLGRLKESQSNVEFLMLMQKSMPVAGHGNSHGHETDHR